Within the Azospirillum brasilense genome, the region CAGTCGGTGCGCGCGGCGCGGGCGTCCAAGGCGCCGGGCTCGGTGGAGCCGATGCGCGTGCTGGGCCGCTCGATCAACCGCATCGAGAAGGAGCTGAAGGCCATCGACGCGGTCAGCGCCGCGATGCAGAAGGAGCATCGGGAGCTGTTGCGGGACCTGCGGATGCGCATCGACGATCTGCTGGGGGAGTGAAGGGTTTCGAAATCGAAAGCGTCTTTTGGTTGTGTCTCCTAAGAATTTAAACAACTTACAAGGGCTTTCGAAGTCGAAACGTGGAATGCCCCAAGGCGTCGATTTTCGGAGGCTTTGCCCCCACCCCGACCCTCCCCCGCTGCGCAGGGGAGGGGTAAAAAAAGTTCCCTCCCCTGCGTTAGCGGGGGAGGGTCGGGGTGGGGGCAAAGCCCTATAGCTTATGACAAAGAAGCACCGCGCAGGCGGCGCTGCGCCCAACCTTACACGGCCTGCTGCGGGCGCATGTCCGCGGGGTCGATGCCGGCGACCGCGACCGGCTTCTTCATGGCGTCGCGGCGGAAGGGCTCGCCCAGCTCCTGGTTCAGGATCACCTCAACGAAGGTGGTGATGCCGCGCCCCTGGTCCTCGATGGCCTGGCGCAGGGCCGCCGTCACCTCGTCCTGGGTGCGCGCGGTGACGCCCTTCAGGCCGCAACCCTCGGCCACCTTGGCGTAGCTGAGCTTGGGGTTCAGCTCGGTGCCGACGAAGTTGTTGTCGTACCACAGCGTCGTGTTGCGCTTCTCCGCCCCCCACTGGAAGTTCCGGAAGATCACCATGGTGACCGCCGGCCATCCCTCGCGCCCGATGGAGGACATCTCGTTCATCGAGATGCCGAAGGCGCCGTCTCCGGCGAAGCCGACCACCGGCGTGTTCGGGCAGCCGATCTTCGCGCCGACGATCGACGGGAAGCCGTAGCCGCAGGGGCCGAACATGCCCGGCGCCAGATACTTCCGCCCCTCCTCGAAGGTGGGGTAGGCGTTGCCGATGGCGCAGTTGTTGCCGATGTCGGTGGAGAGGATGGCGTCGGCGGGCAGGGCGGCCTGGATGGCCCGCCACGCCTGACGCGGCGACATGCGGTCGGACTCGCGCTCGCGCGCTTCGGCGTTCCAGCTCGTTCCGGGATCGTCCTCCTCATGGTCGAGCGAGGACAGGAGCTGAAGCCATGCCGACTTGGTCTGGTGGATCAGCGCGCGGCGCTCCAGCCGGCCCGCATCCCCGGCGCCGGGGGCGAGCTGCGCCAGGATTTGCTGGGCCACCTGCTTGGCGTCGCCGCAGATGCCGACCGACACCTTCTTGGTCAGGCCGATGCGGTCGGGGTTGATGTCGACCTGGATGATCTGCGCGCCCTTCGGCCAATAGTCGATGCCGTAGCCGGGCAGGGTGGAGAAGGGGTTGAGCCGCGTGCCGAGCGCCAGCACGACGTCGGCCTTGGCGATCAGCTCCATCGCCGCCTTGGAGCCGTTGTAGCCGAGCGGCCCGACCGACAGCGGGTGGCTGCCGGGGAAGGCGTCGTTGTGCTGGTAGCCGCAGCAGACCGGCGCGTCCAGCCGCTCCGCCAGCGCGATGCTGTCCGGAATGGCCCCGCCGATCACCACCCCGGCGCCGTTCAGGATGACCGGGAACTTCGCCTCCGACAGCAGACGGGCCGCCTCGGCGATGGCCTGCCGCCCGCCGGCCGAGCGCTCCAGCCGGACGATCTGCGGCAGCTCGACGTCGATGACCTGGGTCCAGAAATCGCGCGGCACGTTGATCTGCGCCGGGGCGCAGCCGCGCCACGCCTTCTCGATGACGCGGTTCAGCACCTCGGCCATGCGGCTGGGGTCGCGCACCTCCTCCTGGTAGCAGACCATCTCCCGGAACATGGCCATCTGCTCGACCTCCTGGAAACCGCCCTGGCCGATGGTCTTGTTGGCGGCCTGCGGAGTCACCAGCAGCATCGGCGTGTGGTTCCAGTAGGCGGTCTTGATCGAGGTGACGAAACCGGTCACGCCGGGTCCGTTCTGGGCGATGGCCATGGCCATTTCCCCGGTGACGCGGCTGTAGCCATCGCAGATCAAGGCGGCGTTGGTCTCGTGCGCGCAGTCCCAGAACCGGATGCCGGCCTTGGGGAAGAGGTCGGAGACCGGCATCATGGCCGATCCGATGATCCCGAAGGCGTGCCGGATGCCGTGCATCTGAAGGACCTTCACGAACGCTTCCTCGGTGGTCATTTTCATGGTGCGCATCCTCGTTGCATGGATTGGGGGAGTAGGGCGGCGGGGCGGTCAGCCGGCGATCACGCGCGGCATGGCCCGCTCGCCGGGGCCGGGAAGAATGGCGGGCCGGTGCACGGCGATCAGGGGGGCGTAGCCGTCATCCCCCTCCGGCATCGGCATGGCGAACCAGCGGTAATGGCGCCCGCTCCAGACGAGCAGCCCTCGGCTCAGGCCGTGGCCGTCCACTGCGAAACGGTTGACAAGGCGTCCGGCGAGGCCGGTGGACAGCGGCTCGTAGACGACGCCGGCGCCGGA harbors:
- the xsc gene encoding sulfoacetaldehyde acetyltransferase, encoding MKMTTEEAFVKVLQMHGIRHAFGIIGSAMMPVSDLFPKAGIRFWDCAHETNAALICDGYSRVTGEMAMAIAQNGPGVTGFVTSIKTAYWNHTPMLLVTPQAANKTIGQGGFQEVEQMAMFREMVCYQEEVRDPSRMAEVLNRVIEKAWRGCAPAQINVPRDFWTQVIDVELPQIVRLERSAGGRQAIAEAARLLSEAKFPVILNGAGVVIGGAIPDSIALAERLDAPVCCGYQHNDAFPGSHPLSVGPLGYNGSKAAMELIAKADVVLALGTRLNPFSTLPGYGIDYWPKGAQIIQVDINPDRIGLTKKVSVGICGDAKQVAQQILAQLAPGAGDAGRLERRALIHQTKSAWLQLLSSLDHEEDDPGTSWNAEARERESDRMSPRQAWRAIQAALPADAILSTDIGNNCAIGNAYPTFEEGRKYLAPGMFGPCGYGFPSIVGAKIGCPNTPVVGFAGDGAFGISMNEMSSIGREGWPAVTMVIFRNFQWGAEKRNTTLWYDNNFVGTELNPKLSYAKVAEGCGLKGVTARTQDEVTAALRQAIEDQGRGITTFVEVILNQELGEPFRRDAMKKPVAVAGIDPADMRPQQAV